The Vibrio toranzoniae sequence AAATTGGGGCGGTTGCCTGTTTTAAGCAAGCCTTGGTTGTTGAGAGGTTGCCTAAGACACGCTCCGGTAAGATCTTGCGTAGGACCATTCGTCAGATTGCAGAAGGTGAGCAGTATGTGGTGCCTTCGACGATTGACGACCCTACGAGCTTAACTGAGATTGCTAAGAAGTTAGGCAAATAGGTTTGAATCAAAATATCAACTTATGGTCACAATAATGTGGCCATTTTTGTATCTAAATGTGCCGTTCAAACAATGAATTAATTCAATCACTTGTATAGATACTGACGGCAAGTAAACTAGACTTAATTTAAATACTAATTTGGTTTGAGAAGCGTACTCGTCATGAATGTCACCCTAAGGGCAGCAAAGCACACCGATCTAGAGCAACTTAATGAGTTGATGTTTGATCTTCACCAACATCATCATATTGCGTGTCCTGAGCATTTTAAAACGGCTGAAGAAATAGAGCTGGAAAAGAGTATCGCACGATATTTGGATAACCCTGAATGCTTGGTGTACGTGGCATTAAAAGGAGAACTGATTATTGGTTTTATCTCGGGGCATTTTTGTGAGCTTATCTCAACGGTGAGTAAACCGGTACAGATGGGCAGTGTCGACGAGCTTTTTGTTTTGCCAGAATATCGTAAACTGAAGGTGGCGAAAATGCTATTTAGTCGTGTTGAGTCGACTTTTGAGGATTATGGCGTGACGCAGGTTTTTGTCGAGGTTTGGGACTTTAATTCACCTGCCAAGGATTTCTATCAAAAAATGGGGTTCACTCCTCATATTCAATGGATGAGAAAGTCTTTGCACGAAACATAGACAGCAGTCTTCGTTGTGTTTGATTACACTAGAGTATTCTGTATTTGCAGCTTTTATTTTTAGGTAAACTTGTTGGTTATTCGATATTTATTAGTTCTTATTCTTTCTCTTTTGAGTACTACTTCCGCTTGGGCTAGCAACACCTTGCCTGATCATGTCGCGGGTGCCTTGTGTGTAGTGCGTGCTGATAACCAAATCGTGTTGGTTGATGAACTGATCACAGGTCAATTATCTCTGCCGGGTGGCACTGTTGTTTCTGGTGAGCCGCCAGCTATCGCAGCGCAACGTGAA is a genomic window containing:
- a CDS encoding GNAT family N-acetyltransferase, which codes for MNVTLRAAKHTDLEQLNELMFDLHQHHHIACPEHFKTAEEIELEKSIARYLDNPECLVYVALKGELIIGFISGHFCELISTVSKPVQMGSVDELFVLPEYRKLKVAKMLFSRVESTFEDYGVTQVFVEVWDFNSPAKDFYQKMGFTPHIQWMRKSLHET